The DNA window TTCTCTTGGGATTGTGTTTTCAAGAAACGATTCTAAAATCCCAAAAATTAGCCAAACTGAGTATTGCTACTACTCTCAGAGAAGGGAGTATGCCTGTAATCAAGGTGGCTTTAATTAGCCTTTGTTCATTATTTTGGATTGCCTTGTTAACCCCTTCCTTACTCCACTACGTCCTTCAGCAAAACCTGACTAAACTTTACTCTTCTTATGCCATTTCTTTAGCTCATGTATTTACCTATTATAAGGTATCCTTCGGCTGGGGAATGTGGCTGTTTGGAATATTGGGTTTAGGAATAGCGACCGCCACAACTCAGTCCTTAGAAAAACGCCGAGTTCTCTTGCTTTTACTAGGATATTTAGGTTTTTCCGTCCTCATTTGGTGGGGATATCTCCGCTATCCCGGCGTGCATTATAATCTACATTTTACGCTTCCCTTAACCTTGGGAGTTGTGAGTTTATTCGATTGGTTATATCAGTTTCAGTCTCAAATTTTATTAAGGGGATTTTTAATATTTTACTTAATTCTCAATTTTACCATTGGATTAACTCCCTGGATGTCAGGACATCCCGCTTGGTTAAACTACTTTTTTGTGAGAAGCCAACCTCCCGTACAACGTCAAGATTATCGAGAAATTAAAAGCCTTGTACGGTATTTGCACGAAATACCAGAAACCTCATTTCCGCTTTACGTGGCTTCTTCTTCTCAGGTTTTTAATTCAGACTTATTGCAAAATGCCTCAGTCTTTTTTTCAGGACAGTATAGGACAACTTTTAACTTAGTCCCCACTCCAGAGGTAGATTCTCGCGACTTTTATCCTTTAGAAGGGTTACTCAAGTCTCAGTCTGTCATCATTGCTACTCCTTTCCAACATCATTTATCCCCATTGGAACAGGATGTGGTGAGGGTGGTTGTCAATGCGTTTAACAAGCATCGAGAAATCTCTCAAGATTTTGAACGGCTTCCCCGCCAATTCTTTCTCCAAAAAGATGTGGTTGTCAGTATTTATCAACGCATTCAACCCACTGCCATTCCTGTGGCGATTCGGACGCTAGACTGGATGCAAGCTCAGATTGGCGATCGCCCCGGCACTCAGCTAGACTGGATTATCCTCAGCCAACTCTTCCCTTCTAGCGTAGTGCGACATCCCGATAGCAGCTATCGCATTTTTACCCACCCTACCGCTAGCTTTCTCTATATTGACGAACTTTCCCCAATGACTCAGATTCGCGGAGAAGTGCAATTTGCTGATTCTCAGTGTATTGGGACAACCCTGCAATTTTCTACTGTAGACGCTGAGGGTACCCCGCTACAAGTTGTCCAACAACAGCTTACCCCCCATCAAGATGGGAAATTTAGCCTATCCTTAGCTGCGGCAAAAGCTCGTTATCTCCAGATGGATGTGCTAAACTACGAACCCAATGCATCCCCCAACCATTGTGCCTTAGAAATTCAATCTCTCCAGATTCAAGGCAATCAAACCCCGCAACAGTCCACCTAGTCTGTCCCTATGGTCGTACAATCATCTGTATCTGGATGGGGAAGATACCCCAGTATTGACGCAAACCTCGAACGTCCAGAAAAACTGGCGACAGTTGCTAGCTTGGCGCAAACTCCTGAGAAGATTATAGCCAGGGGGAAAGGTCGCAGTTATGGCGATGCAGCTTTAAATTCTCGCATCCTGTTAACCGAACGTTTAAATCGGATGCTGGCGTTTAACCCAGAAACGGGGGTATTGCGATGCGAAGCTGGCGTCACGTTTCAAGAAATTTTAGAGATTTTTATCCCGCGAGGTTGGTTTCCTAGCGTTACCCCAGGAACCAAGTTTATCAGCGTTGGGGGTGCGGTGGCTTGTGACGTGCATGGGAAAAACCATCATCGGGAGGGGGGATTTTCTAGCTTTGTCCGCAGTTTTAGCCTAGTATTAGCCAATGGCGATCGCATTCCCTGTTCCCGCACTGAAAATCCTGAGCTATTCTGGGCGACAATTGGAGGTATGGGGTTAACGGGAATTATGACTGAAGTCGAATTTTCCCTACAACCCATTGAAACAGCCTATATTCGCTGTCGTACCCTAAAAGCGGATAACTTAGAGGCGGCGTTGGAACGGTTTGAACAATACGACGCACAATATCAGTATTCTGTAGCTTGGATTGATTGTCTAGCTAGGGGTAACGCTTTGGGACGTAGCGTGTTAATGTTAGGCAATCATGCGACGGTTTCGCAGCTTTCTCCCCCACAGCAAGCCAACCCTCTGTATCTTCCCCCCAAACCTCGCCGACGAGTACCGCTTACTCCGCCAGCAGGGTTACTCAACCGCTACACGATGCAGGCGTTTAACTCGTTGTACTATCATCTCAAACGCGAAGGCGAATGTATCCAAGATTACGATACTTTCTTCTATCCCCTCGACTTTGTAGAAGATTGGAATAAGCTGTATGGAAAACCGGGGTTTATCCAATATCAATGCGTTTTTCCCCTAGAAACCAGCCGCCAGGGGTTAACGCGCATTTTAGAATTGTGTTCTAAACAAGGATGGGGTTCCTTTCTGGCGGTGTTGAAACGTTTAGGTTCCCAAGAGGGGTGGCTGTCTTTCCCGATGGCGGGTTATACCTTGGCGTTGGATATGGCGGTAAAACCGGGGTTGTGGGAATTTTTAGACCAGCTAGACAAAGTTGTGCTTGAATATGGGGGACGCGTGTATTTAGCCAAAGATGCGCGCTTAAGTGCAGAGGCGTTGCGTTTAATGTATCCTCAACTTCCCCAATGGCTGGCGGTAAAATCTCAGGTTGACCCGCACAATCAGTTTAGCTCGGTTTTGTCGCAACGGTTGCAACTCCACTTATGAAGGGGAAAGCCGTTTTAATTTTGGGGGCAACTTCTAGCATGGCGCGATCGCTGTGTTGTAAACTGGCACAACAAGGCGCAATATTACATTTAGCGGGTAGAGATGCGCCGGAATTAGAACGCATCGCCTGCGATATCGCCATCCGCTATCAAACGCCAGTAACGTGGAGTCGGGTAGATGCGACGCAACACGATACCCATCCCGAATTCTTCCAGCAAGTCTTAGAACGTTTAGGTCGCTTAGATGGGGTTATGGTTACTTTAGGGGAATTGGGCGAACAGGCGCAAGCGCAACAAGATTTTCAGCAAGCCTATCGCATTCTCAGTTCTAACTATACAGGGGTGGTGTCTCTGTTAACCCCGATTGCGAACTACCTCGAAAAGCAACAAGGCGGGTTTATTGTCGGAGTTTCCTCAGTGGCGGGAGACAGAGGACGCCAAAGTAATTATATCTATGGATCGGCTAAGGGGGGATTGAGTTTATTCTTACAAGGGTTACGCAACCGTCTCACCCCAGCAGGAGTACAAGTTTTGACGGTGAAACCGGGGTTTGTCGATACTAAAATGACGTTTGGGAAACCGGGGATGTTTTTAGTGGCGTCTCCCGAACAAGTCGCCGATGATATCCTCAAAGCGTTAAGCCAAAATCGAGATATCTTGTATACCCCTAGCTTTTGGTGGGGAATTATGGCGATAATTCGGTCTATCCCGGAACCTCTATTTAAGCGAATGAAGCTGTGAAGCGTACTCTCCAAGACTTAGCGTTATTATCGTTGATTAGCCTGGTTTTGGGAATGGCTGGGGGTGTCGCCAAGTATCATCCCGATACGGTGGTTTGGAAAGCGATACAGACTTTTCTGGAAAATGGCTGGAACCCTCAGTTTTTTAATTATCCTGGATTGGTTATTTACGGTCACGCCTTAGTCTATGCCAGCCTATTCCAGATTTTACCGATTTTTGGGATGGATTGGGCTGCTCAATGGCAGGCGGGAAGCTTAACGGAGTTTACGCCTTTTTTTCTGGTTCCCGGACATTTTGTGACGCTGGTATTTTCTTTATTGGGGGTTTTGTGTACCTATGGGGTAACGTGGGAGTTAACCCGGAGGCGATACCCTAGTTTGCTGGCGGGTTTGGTACTGGCGACTTCGTTTCTTTGGGTGTCGCATTCCCATTATTTGACGGTAGATATTCCCCTGGCGGCGTTGTGTATGGCGGCGTTGGGGTTGACGTTATATTTTACCCGCCAAAACGCACCATTAGGGGTGGGAAAATTATGCGTTTTGGGAATAGTCTTGGGGTTAGCGACTTCGGCGAAGTATAACGGGATTTTAGTCTATCCGGCGATGGTTGCGGCGTTGGGGTTGCGGCGAGAAAAGCTAGGGGGATGGAGATGGGTGCGGGATAGTTTAATTGTACTGGGAATGAGCGCGATCGCCTTTTCGCTAACCAATCCATTCATTTGGCTAGACTCCCAAAGTTTTACAAGTTTTCAAGACGCTATTGCGTTTGAAGCCAATCACGCCCAAACGGGTCATTATGGGTATGAGACGGATAATGGCTGGCTATTCCATCTGCGCCATTCTCTCTATTATGGGTATGGCTTATTACCTCTAATCCTAGCCGGTATCGGTTTGATAGCGTTACTGAAAAACCGGGCTATTCCCCATTTCCAAAAGTTGCCAATTCTGGGGTTTCTGATTTTATTTTACGCTCTAATTGGCGGCTCGACGCTAGCCTTTGGGCGCTATATGTTACCGATGCTTCCCGGTTTGGCGGTTCTCACGGCGATAGGAGTGAGTGCGATCGCCCAAAGCTGGCAAGCTCAGTTTAAAATTAAAACTCAGATCGCCTCTGGGGCGATCGCGCTTTTGCTGTTAGCGCCTCAAACTGCAAACGCCGTCTTACACAATCAGATTATCGCCCAAACCGATACCCGCACGCAACTGAGCCGCTTGCTAGAAGATGAGGTTTGGCAACAAACGCCGATAAATGTCTATAGTGGGGGTTATACGCGCCAAAACTTATTGCGATCGCACTTACCCATCGATCGCTATCTGACCCATCGATCGCAAAACCCAGAGTATTATCAAACAGGGTTCGCTCAATTGCAAGCCCAACAAGCCAGCCTCGACTGGATGGTTTTTGATAGTTTCTCCCACGATCGAATGCTGTACAGTTCTCCTCCTCTTAGTGTACCCTTTCCCTTCAATCCAGAGGTACCGGGAGGGGTTGTCCAAATTTCTCCTTATCAACGGGATAAAGCCGAAATTCCCTTTTCTCCAGAATCGCTTTATGGCCCCTATCTTCCCGATCTAGCCTATCGCAAGCAACCCGGCCCTTTAATTGAAATCTATAGTACCAGGGAAGCGCAAATTCAACAAATTCTCGACGCCTGTCAGCGCCAAAATATCCCTTGTCAAAGCCAAGTTGGAAATCGGGGCTATTATTGGCAAATGTTACAATAACTTGCCAAAATTCGTTATTTCTGGTTACTTGAAATTTTCATCTTTGCAGTCAAATTTATCTTTAAGCTAACTTGCACATCTTTTCCAGCTGGAGAATAAGCAATCCATTGAAAGACAGGTATTGCAACAACCAGCGAGGGGTTCTAAATTATTGCAATATCACCAGCTTTGTTGGGTTACGCTAATGCTAACTACTAGCTTGCCAAAATCAGTTATTCAGGATTGCTTGGAATGCAGTCAAGTTGATCTTTAAGCTAACTTGCACATCTTTTCCAGCCAGAGAAGCATCAACCCATTGAAAGATAGGTATTGCAATATCAGCAGCTTTGTTGGGTTACGCTAACGCTAACCCAACCTACTAGTTTCTACTGTTTTAGCTAAAATCGCGCAACATCTTCTTAATTTCGATATTGTGCATTTCTTCTTGACCAATCTGCGTTCTCGCGAACTCTTCGAGATAAACGCTAGCATTTTCTACGACTTCCAGCAACTCCTTATAGAGTTCTAGCGCCTTCTTTTCGTGGTTCAAACTTTCTTCCAAAATATCCTTAACAGAATGCTGATAAGTCTCCTCGATCGGGGCAATTCGCAAACTGGGATGACCTTCCAATCCTGTTAAAATCTCTCCAGCTTGTTGAGCGTGCAACAATGACTCATTGGCTTGAGCCTTAAAGAAATTGACAATCGGAATGCGATTGGGGCCCGTTACCATCAAAGAGTAGTGCGTGTAGCGAACCACACCCGCTAACTCAAATTCCATAATGGCATTTAGTAAACTCGTTGCTTTTGGGGTATCTAGCTCTCTCATGGGTGATGAAGAATAAAAAATGGGGTGGCGATGCGCGCCCAAATCTTAGAATCGAAATTGGGCAAAGCAATCAGACGTTTTGAGTTTCCTGCCTATTGGGATAGCTTGTCAATTACTGACTTACTCTAACATCCCCCTAGAGGGGATTGTTTTCTAGGGAAAAACCTTGTTTCCTAAACCATTAACCAAAGAAATCCTTAAATTGAAGGCGATCGCGCCATTCCTTTGCATTAATAATCGCGATCGCCCTTAATCCCACGCGCCACCCTTAAGATTTGCTATGCATATTCCCGATGGTTTCGTTTCGCCCCCCGTCGCCGCCGTCACCAGCCTCGCCACCGTCGCCGCCGTCGCCCTCGCCTTGGGGCGTTCTCGCGACGCCTTGGGCGGGCGGCGCGCCCCCCTTGTCGGACTCACCACCGCCTTCATTTTCGCCGCCCAGATGATTAACTTCCCCGTCGCCGGTGGAACCAGCGGGCACCTCCTAGGGGGAACCCTCGCCGCCATCGTCCTAGGGAGTCCGTGGGCGGGGACTTTGTGCATTACCACCGTTTTACTGATTCAAGCCGTACTCTTCGCCGATGGCGGAATCACCGCCTTGGGAGCCAATGCCCTGAATA is part of the Desertifilum tharense IPPAS B-1220 genome and encodes:
- a CDS encoding glycosyltransferase family 39 protein; amino-acid sequence: MKRTLQDLALLSLISLVLGMAGGVAKYHPDTVVWKAIQTFLENGWNPQFFNYPGLVIYGHALVYASLFQILPIFGMDWAAQWQAGSLTEFTPFFLVPGHFVTLVFSLLGVLCTYGVTWELTRRRYPSLLAGLVLATSFLWVSHSHYLTVDIPLAALCMAALGLTLYFTRQNAPLGVGKLCVLGIVLGLATSAKYNGILVYPAMVAALGLRREKLGGWRWVRDSLIVLGMSAIAFSLTNPFIWLDSQSFTSFQDAIAFEANHAQTGHYGYETDNGWLFHLRHSLYYGYGLLPLILAGIGLIALLKNRAIPHFQKLPILGFLILFYALIGGSTLAFGRYMLPMLPGLAVLTAIGVSAIAQSWQAQFKIKTQIASGAIALLLLAPQTANAVLHNQIIAQTDTRTQLSRLLEDEVWQQTPINVYSGGYTRQNLLRSHLPIDRYLTHRSQNPEYYQTGFAQLQAQQASLDWMVFDSFSHDRMLYSSPPLSVPFPFNPEVPGGVVQISPYQRDKAEIPFSPESLYGPYLPDLAYRKQPGPLIEIYSTREAQIQQILDACQRQNIPCQSQVGNRGYYWQMLQ
- a CDS encoding FAD-binding oxidoreductase; translation: MVVQSSVSGWGRYPSIDANLERPEKLATVASLAQTPEKIIARGKGRSYGDAALNSRILLTERLNRMLAFNPETGVLRCEAGVTFQEILEIFIPRGWFPSVTPGTKFISVGGAVACDVHGKNHHREGGFSSFVRSFSLVLANGDRIPCSRTENPELFWATIGGMGLTGIMTEVEFSLQPIETAYIRCRTLKADNLEAALERFEQYDAQYQYSVAWIDCLARGNALGRSVLMLGNHATVSQLSPPQQANPLYLPPKPRRRVPLTPPAGLLNRYTMQAFNSLYYHLKREGECIQDYDTFFYPLDFVEDWNKLYGKPGFIQYQCVFPLETSRQGLTRILELCSKQGWGSFLAVLKRLGSQEGWLSFPMAGYTLALDMAVKPGLWEFLDQLDKVVLEYGGRVYLAKDARLSAEALRLMYPQLPQWLAVKSQVDPHNQFSSVLSQRLQLHL
- a CDS encoding SDR family oxidoreductase gives rise to the protein MKGKAVLILGATSSMARSLCCKLAQQGAILHLAGRDAPELERIACDIAIRYQTPVTWSRVDATQHDTHPEFFQQVLERLGRLDGVMVTLGELGEQAQAQQDFQQAYRILSSNYTGVVSLLTPIANYLEKQQGGFIVGVSSVAGDRGRQSNYIYGSAKGGLSLFLQGLRNRLTPAGVQVLTVKPGFVDTKMTFGKPGMFLVASPEQVADDILKALSQNRDILYTPSFWWGIMAIIRSIPEPLFKRMKL
- a CDS encoding bacterioferritin, with the protein product MRELDTPKATSLLNAIMEFELAGVVRYTHYSLMVTGPNRIPIVNFFKAQANESLLHAQQAGEILTGLEGHPSLRIAPIEETYQHSVKDILEESLNHEKKALELYKELLEVVENASVYLEEFARTQIGQEEMHNIEIKKMLRDFS